The proteins below come from a single Fusobacterium nucleatum genomic window:
- a CDS encoding redoxin family protein has translation MKGLKKLFLGIMMLLMGAVAFGAEMDLSKVTLKDVNGMSYSFGKDGKPTYVKFWASWCPICLSGLEDIDNLSKEKKDFEVVTVVSPGLVGEKKTEDFKKWYKSLEYKNIKVLLDEKGELSKMLNVRVYPTSVVVNKAGKAEKVLPGHLEKAEIKKLFSSKMMMDDKGMKDTMMKDNHMMNDGKMKDNMMKDDKMMNDKHMMKDDKMSMEKKTSM, from the coding sequence ATGAAAGGGCTAAAAAAATTGTTTTTAGGAATTATGATGTTATTAATGGGAGCAGTAGCTTTTGGAGCAGAGATGGATTTGTCAAAGGTTACTTTAAAAGATGTGAATGGAATGAGTTATTCTTTTGGAAAAGATGGGAAACCAACTTATGTTAAGTTCTGGGCTTCTTGGTGTCCAATTTGTCTTTCTGGATTAGAAGATATAGATAATCTTAGCAAAGAAAAGAAAGATTTTGAAGTTGTTACTGTTGTTTCTCCTGGGCTAGTTGGAGAAAAGAAAACAGAAGATTTTAAAAAATGGTATAAATCTTTGGAATATAAGAATATAAAAGTTTTATTAGATGAAAAAGGTGAATTATCAAAGATGTTAAATGTTCGTGTTTATCCAACTTCTGTTGTTGTAAATAAAGCTGGGAAAGCTGAAAAAGTCCTTCCAGGTCATTTAGAAAAAGCAGAAATAAAAAAATTATTTTCTTCTAAAATGATGATGGATGACAAAGGAATGAAAGACACTATGATGAAAGATAATCATATGATGAACGATGGAAAGATGAAAGATAACATGATGAAAGATGACAAAATGATGAATGATAAACATATGATGAAAGATGATAAAATGAGTATGGAAAAAAAAACATCAATGTAA
- a CDS encoding cytochrome c biogenesis CcdA family protein, translating to MLNTELFIGAVYVAGLLSFFSPCIFPLLPVYIGMLSTSGKKSIIKTVVFVIGLSTSFVLLGFGAGSIGSFLISKTFRIISGVIVIIFGIIQMEIVKIPFLEKTKLVDIKGKENDSIWGAFLLGFTFSLGWTPCVGPILASILFISSGGGNPYYGALMMFIYVLGLATPFVILSLSSKYVLTKVSAIKKHLSIMKKIGGLLIIIMGILLLTDKLSIFL from the coding sequence ATGTTAAATACAGAATTATTTATTGGAGCAGTTTATGTTGCAGGTTTACTTTCTTTCTTTTCACCTTGTATATTTCCATTACTTCCAGTTTATATTGGAATGTTAAGTACAAGTGGGAAGAAATCTATTATAAAGACAGTGGTATTTGTAATTGGACTTTCAACAAGTTTTGTTTTACTTGGATTTGGAGCTGGAAGTATAGGTTCATTTTTAATAAGTAAAACATTTAGAATAATTAGTGGAGTGATAGTTATAATATTTGGAATTATTCAAATGGAAATTGTTAAAATACCATTTTTGGAAAAAACAAAACTTGTGGATATAAAAGGAAAAGAAAATGATAGTATTTGGGGAGCATTTTTACTAGGTTTCACTTTTAGTTTAGGATGGACACCTTGTGTTGGACCAATACTTGCTTCAATTCTTTTTATTTCAAGTGGAGGAGGAAATCCTTACTATGGAGCACTTATGATGTTTATTTATGTTTTAGGTTTAGCGACACCTTTTGTCATTCTATCTTTATCTTCAAAATATGTATTGACAAAAGTTTCAGCAATAAAAAAACATTTAAGTATTATGAAAAAAATTGGTGGTTTGTTAATAATTATTATGGGAATTTTACTTCTTACTGATAAATTAAGTATATTTTTATAA
- a CDS encoding ATP-dependent nuclease, translated as MELLKVQIKNWQTFSDVSLECKDFLVFIGASSTGKSSFMKALLYFFQVRNLHDGDIRNLNLPLEIIGTLKGEKGHIFQLRILNNPYQKTRYFVKNNVSKHEKNFRNWEEIEEKDYKNYVSEIHIFYVPAFMKISYLDYLVEKLFQNENLRKYYKYYKKFKDSMNKKMSFGYYKHIFINFLQEIAEKEKSHNFWGNSILLWEEPEFYLTPQQERACYESLSENTKLGLMSIVSTNSSRFIELENYQSLCIFRKIKEEVEICQYSGTLFSGDEVTVFNMNYWINPDRSELFFAKKVILVEGQTDKIVLSYLAKNLGIYNYNYSIIECGSKSSIPQFIRLLNAFHIPYVAVYDKDNHYWRNEIELENSTLKNKMIQKLVWKKLGEWVEFENDIEEEIYDESRDKKNYKNKPFYALETVINPKYIVPKRLEEKVRKIFE; from the coding sequence ATGGAATTATTAAAAGTTCAAATAAAAAATTGGCAAACTTTTTCTGATGTAAGTTTGGAGTGTAAAGATTTTTTGGTATTTATTGGAGCATCAAGCACTGGGAAATCTTCATTTATGAAGGCTCTACTTTATTTCTTTCAAGTAAGAAATTTACATGATGGAGATATAAGAAATCTTAATTTACCTTTGGAAATCATAGGTACTTTAAAAGGAGAAAAAGGACATATTTTTCAATTAAGAATCTTAAATAATCCCTATCAAAAAACCAGATATTTTGTTAAAAATAATGTTTCTAAACATGAGAAGAATTTTAGAAATTGGGAAGAAATAGAAGAAAAAGATTACAAAAATTATGTTTCAGAAATACATATTTTTTATGTTCCAGCTTTTATGAAAATAAGCTATTTAGATTATCTAGTTGAAAAATTATTTCAAAATGAAAATTTAAGAAAATATTACAAGTACTATAAAAAATTCAAAGATTCAATGAATAAAAAAATGAGTTTTGGTTATTATAAACATATTTTTATTAATTTTCTTCAAGAAATTGCTGAAAAAGAAAAATCTCATAATTTTTGGGGAAATTCTATTTTACTATGGGAAGAACCCGAATTCTATTTAACTCCTCAACAAGAAAGAGCTTGTTATGAGTCCCTTTCAGAAAATACAAAGCTAGGACTTATGTCCATAGTTTCAACAAATTCTAGCCGTTTTATTGAGCTTGAAAATTATCAGTCACTTTGTATTTTTAGAAAAATAAAAGAAGAGGTGGAAATTTGTCAGTACAGTGGAACTCTATTCTCTGGTGATGAAGTAACTGTTTTTAATATGAATTATTGGATAAATCCAGATAGAAGTGAACTTTTCTTTGCTAAAAAAGTTATATTGGTTGAAGGGCAAACTGATAAAATTGTACTTTCTTATCTTGCAAAAAATTTAGGTATTTATAACTATAATTATTCAATTATAGAATGTGGAAGTAAAAGCTCCATTCCTCAATTTATACGACTATTAAATGCTTTTCATATCCCATATGTCGCTGTCTACGATAAGGATAATCACTATTGGAGAAATGAAATAGAACTGGAAAATTCAACTTTAAAAAATAAAATGATACAAAAATTAGTCTGGAAAAAACTTGGAGAATGGGTTGAGTTTGAAAATGATATAGAAGAAGAAATCTATGATGAGTCAAGAGATAAAAAGAATTATAAAAATAAACCTTTCTATGCCTTAGAAACTGTTATTAATCCTAAATATATTGTTCCAAAGCGATTAGAAGAAAAAGTCAGAAAAATTTTTGAATAA
- a CDS encoding NAD(P)/FAD-dependent oxidoreductase encodes MFDVVVIGAGIMGAAVSRELSKYELKILLLDKENDVSCGTTKANSAIVHAGYDAKEGSLMAKYNVLGNAMYEKLCEEVDAPFRRVGSYVLAFSEKEKEHLEMLYQRGLNNGVPEMEIIDAAEIQKREPHVSKEAVAALYAGTAGITGPWELATKLIENAMENGVELKLNSEVTNIKKENDIFKIKLKNGEVIETKKLINAAGVYADFINNMLSSKKFKITPRIGEYYLLDKVQGYLTDSVIFQCPTEMGKGILVSKTVHGNIIVGPTASDVENKDDVGNTQEGLDTVRKFATKSIKDVNFRDNIRNFAGLRAEADTGDFILGEAEDVKGFFNMAGTKSPGLTSSPAMAVDLAKMVVESFGGVKEKENFIKNRKMIHFINLSPEEKAEVIKKDPRYGRIICRCENITEGEIVDAIHRKCGGRTLNGIKRRVRPGAGRCQGGFCGPRVQEILARELGEDLEEIVMEQKDSYILTGKTK; translated from the coding sequence ATGTTTGATGTAGTTGTTATTGGTGCTGGAATAATGGGAGCAGCAGTTTCAAGAGAATTATCTAAGTATGAATTAAAAATTTTATTACTTGATAAAGAAAATGATGTTTCTTGTGGTACAACAAAAGCAAATTCTGCAATAGTTCATGCAGGTTATGATGCAAAAGAAGGAAGCCTTATGGCAAAATACAATGTACTAGGAAATGCAATGTATGAAAAATTATGTGAAGAGGTAGATGCTCCATTTAGGAGAGTGGGTTCTTATGTATTAGCATTTTCTGAAAAAGAAAAAGAACACTTAGAAATGTTATATCAAAGAGGATTGAATAATGGTGTGCCTGAAATGGAAATTATAGATGCTGCTGAAATTCAAAAAAGAGAACCTCATGTAAGTAAAGAAGCAGTTGCAGCCTTATATGCAGGGACAGCTGGTATAACAGGACCTTGGGAACTCGCAACAAAACTTATAGAAAATGCTATGGAGAATGGTGTTGAATTAAAACTAAATTCAGAAGTTACAAATATAAAAAAAGAAAATGATATATTTAAAATTAAACTAAAAAATGGAGAAGTTATAGAAACAAAAAAATTGATAAATGCAGCAGGGGTTTATGCTGATTTTATTAATAATATGTTATCAAGTAAAAAATTTAAAATCACTCCAAGAATAGGAGAATATTATTTACTTGATAAGGTACAAGGATATTTAACTGATAGTGTTATTTTCCAATGTCCTACTGAAATGGGAAAAGGAATTTTAGTTTCTAAGACTGTTCATGGAAATATAATAGTAGGTCCTACTGCCTCTGATGTTGAAAATAAAGATGATGTAGGGAATACACAAGAAGGACTTGATACAGTTAGAAAATTTGCAACAAAGAGTATAAAGGATGTTAATTTCAGAGATAATATTAGAAATTTTGCTGGACTTAGAGCAGAGGCTGATACAGGAGATTTCATTCTAGGTGAGGCAGAAGATGTTAAAGGATTCTTTAATATGGCAGGAACTAAATCACCAGGACTTACATCTTCACCAGCAATGGCAGTTGATTTAGCTAAAATGGTAGTTGAAAGTTTTGGTGGAGTTAAAGAAAAAGAAAACTTTATAAAAAATAGAAAAATGATACATTTTATAAATCTATCACCAGAAGAAAAAGCAGAAGTTATAAAGAAAGACCCTAGATATGGAAGAATAATTTGTAGATGTGAGAACATAACAGAAGGAGAAATTGTTGATGCTATTCATAGAAAATGTGGAGGAAGAACATTAAATGGTATCAAAAGAAGAGTCAGACCAGGTGCTGGAAGATGTCAAGGAGGTTTCTGTGGTCCTCGTGTACAAGAAATTTTAGCAAGAGAACTTGGAGAAGATTTAGAAGAAATAGTTATGGAACAAAAAGATTCTTACATCTTAACAGGAAAAACTAAATAG
- a CDS encoding NAD(P)/FAD-dependent oxidoreductase, with protein MNMKYDLVIVGGGPAGLAAAVEAKKNGIDNILVIERAKELGGILQQCIHNGFGLHEFKEELTGPEYAQRFMDQLFELNIEYKLDTMVLGISENKIVQAINSVDGYMIIEAKSIILTMGCRERTRGAIAIPGDRPAGIFTAGAAQRYINMEGYMVGKRVVILGSGDIGLIMARRLTLEGAKVLAVAELMPFSGGLMRNIVQCLNDYDIPLYLSHTVVDIIGKDRVEKVIIAKVDENKKAIPGTEIEYECDTLLLSVGLIPENDISRATGIKIDPRTNGPIVNELMETSISGIFASGNVVHVHDLVDFVSIESRKAGKSAAKYIKGEVTDGAYFEVQTGNGIGYTVPQKFRIENIEKNLELSMRVRQIYKNVKIVVKSNDFVIHSVKKNHMAPGEMEKITLSKTVLGKIDANKIVVEVVEEDK; from the coding sequence ATGAATATGAAATATGATTTAGTTATTGTTGGTGGAGGTCCAGCTGGACTTGCAGCAGCAGTAGAAGCTAAAAAAAATGGAATAGATAATATACTTGTAATAGAAAGAGCAAAAGAATTAGGTGGAATTTTACAACAATGTATACACAATGGTTTCGGACTTCATGAATTTAAAGAAGAATTGACAGGTCCTGAATATGCTCAAAGATTTATGGATCAATTATTTGAATTGAATATAGAATATAAGTTAGATACTATGGTTTTAGGAATTTCTGAAAATAAAATAGTTCAAGCTATAAACTCTGTTGATGGTTATATGATAATAGAGGCTAAATCTATAATTTTAACTATGGGTTGTAGAGAAAGAACAAGAGGTGCAATAGCAATACCAGGAGATAGACCTGCAGGAATTTTTACAGCTGGTGCTGCTCAAAGATATATCAATATGGAAGGATATATGGTTGGTAAAAGAGTTGTTATTTTAGGTTCAGGAGATATCGGACTTATTATGGCAAGAAGACTTACACTTGAAGGAGCAAAAGTTTTAGCTGTTGCAGAGCTTATGCCATTTTCTGGTGGGCTTATGAGAAATATAGTTCAATGTTTAAATGACTATGATATCCCACTATATTTAAGTCATACAGTTGTAGATATCATTGGTAAAGATAGAGTTGAAAAAGTCATCATAGCTAAGGTTGATGAAAATAAAAAAGCTATACCTGGAACTGAAATAGAATATGAATGTGATACTTTACTTTTATCTGTTGGGCTTATTCCTGAAAATGATATTTCAAGAGCAACAGGAATTAAAATTGACCCTAGAACTAATGGACCAATAGTAAATGAACTTATGGAAACAAGTATATCAGGTATATTTGCTTCTGGAAATGTTGTTCATGTCCATGACTTAGTTGATTTTGTAAGTATTGAATCAAGAAAAGCCGGAAAATCTGCTGCTAAATATATAAAAGGCGAAGTTACAGATGGAGCATATTTTGAAGTCCAAACAGGAAATGGAATAGGGTATACTGTTCCACAAAAATTTAGAATAGAAAATATAGAAAAGAATTTAGAACTTTCTATGAGAGTTAGACAAATTTATAAAAATGTTAAGATAGTGGTTAAGTCAAATGATTTTGTAATACATTCAGTTAAAAAAAATCATATGGCTCCTGGGGAAATGGAAAAAATAACTCTATCTAAGACTGTACTTGGAAAAATTGATGCAAATAAAATTGTTGTAGAAGTAGTTGAGGAGGATAAATAA
- a CDS encoding DUF1667 domain-containing protein, with the protein MEKEMICIVCPVGCHISVNTETYEVKGNACPRGAVYGKEELTAPKRVVTSTVKIKNALDKRCPVKTEKSIPKELNFKLMDELKTIELTAPVKRGDIVIKNVFNTGVNVVVTKDM; encoded by the coding sequence ATGGAAAAGGAAATGATATGTATAGTTTGTCCTGTTGGTTGTCATATAAGTGTAAATACAGAAACTTATGAAGTTAAAGGAAATGCTTGTCCAAGAGGAGCTGTCTATGGTAAAGAAGAATTAACTGCCCCAAAAAGAGTTGTTACTTCAACAGTTAAAATAAAAAATGCTTTGGATAAGAGATGTCCAGTAAAAACTGAAAAATCTATTCCTAAGGAATTAAACTTCAAATTGATGGATGAGCTAAAAACCATTGAGCTAACAGCACCTGTTAAAAGAGGAGATATAGTTATAAAAAATGTATTTAACACTGGTGTTAATGTGGTTGTAACTAAGGATATGTAA
- a CDS encoding ankyrin repeat domain-containing protein, with protein MSLYDLNDLYWKLKDEPESREEVLEYYRTADIEEKDSVQSSLLHIAAEHGDSLAIEVLLNRGMDANIENSEAERPLHHLAEGTRHINNGEEIAKCAELLLDAKASILRKDRFGRTAVILAAKNGYYEILKVFIDRGLKLSLKDSEGNSALHIACQYFSDYDEENADRYFKTIKYLLEAGLDPNEKNNDDETATDIAIKRCNKKITALLLGNYDEENPNELLIQTGGLSLHRAIEKKDYEAVNALIKLGADVNAFSEEEDTLFKEMTPLGIAFYMFDEYSVKALLEAGADVNLKTTAENTALGEILGYMKDNYFSFDKIPLIEKLLKLLVDNGLKINDTVDSKENTAFIKACKSIDENNLSNGKTLAAVVAKFLLKENCDVNLTNLDGQTALMFLCASRDVESQDLQIQVLEAGADIEATDKNGNTPLIYAAKNRNASIGKEMAELLFDFGDPKLGRVNNDGKTALEIATDLNNEEFVKFLLIKM; from the coding sequence ATGAGCTTATATGATTTAAATGACTTATATTGGAAATTAAAAGATGAGCCAGAAAGTAGGGAAGAAGTTTTAGAATATTATAGAACTGCTGATATAGAAGAAAAAGATAGTGTTCAATCATCTCTATTACATATAGCAGCTGAACATGGTGATAGTCTTGCTATTGAAGTATTATTAAATAGAGGAATGGATGCTAATATAGAAAATAGTGAAGCTGAAAGACCTTTACATCATTTAGCCGAAGGAACAAGGCATATTAATAATGGTGAAGAAATAGCTAAATGTGCAGAATTATTATTAGATGCAAAAGCTAGTATACTTAGAAAAGATAGGTTTGGTAGAACAGCAGTAATATTGGCAGCTAAAAATGGTTATTATGAAATATTGAAAGTTTTTATAGATAGAGGATTGAAATTATCTTTAAAAGATAGTGAGGGAAATAGTGCTTTACATATAGCTTGTCAATACTTTTCAGATTATGATGAAGAAAATGCAGATAGGTATTTTAAAACTATAAAATATTTATTAGAAGCTGGGTTAGATCCAAATGAAAAAAATAATGATGATGAAACAGCAACGGATATTGCTATAAAAAGATGTAATAAAAAAATAACAGCTTTATTATTAGGAAATTATGATGAAGAAAATCCAAATGAACTATTAATTCAAACAGGTGGGTTATCTTTACACAGAGCGATTGAGAAAAAAGACTACGAAGCTGTAAATGCTCTTATAAAATTAGGAGCTGATGTTAATGCTTTTTCAGAGGAAGAAGATACACTTTTTAAAGAAATGACACCATTAGGAATAGCTTTCTATATGTTTGATGAATACAGTGTAAAAGCTTTATTAGAGGCTGGAGCTGATGTTAATCTAAAAACAACTGCAGAAAATACTGCTCTTGGAGAAATTTTAGGATATATGAAAGATAACTATTTTAGTTTTGACAAAATACCTCTTATAGAAAAACTTTTAAAACTTTTAGTAGATAATGGTTTAAAAATAAATGATACTGTGGATAGCAAAGAGAATACAGCTTTTATAAAAGCCTGTAAATCTATTGACGAAAATAATTTAAGTAATGGAAAAACATTAGCAGCTGTTGTAGCAAAATTTCTTTTGAAAGAAAACTGTGATGTTAATTTAACTAATTTAGATGGTCAAACTGCTTTAATGTTTTTATGTGCTAGTCGTGATGTGGAATCTCAAGATTTACAAATTCAAGTATTAGAAGCTGGGGCTGATATAGAAGCTACTGATAAAAATGGAAACACTCCTTTAATATATGCAGCTAAAAATAGAAATGCAAGTATTGGGAAAGAAATGGCTGAATTACTATTTGATTTTGGAGATCCAAAACTAGGACGTGTAAATAATGATGGTAAAACTGCTTTAGAAATAGCAACTGACTTAAATAATGAAGAGTTTGTAAAATTTTTACTAATAAAAATGTAA
- a CDS encoding ankyrin repeat domain-containing protein, protein MDNSMIFLNACKNGQKGVVEAFIKKGGLDFNKRDTLGNTALFYACMKGSKDIVKLLLTNGADSSLANNNSMLPLHAVSKSGNKEIISLLLDEGTDINATDKEGRTPLIYTLMENRTEAAKLLLEKGADSQIKDNDGHKAIDYATANGLRDIITLLLKNENNDNKNNFGNTPLHQACYNNQSEVVRELLKQDGVELNTVNDNGNTPLVIASIQSNLLIVQLLLKAGADANQRLLNGNTALHFAAENGNQYIGKALLEAGAEIDGQNEIGETALLIAAMEGYNDFVKLLVESGANVNLVDNSQNSPLFYASEKGYTEIVEILLLAGAE, encoded by the coding sequence ATGGATAATAGTATGATATTTTTAAATGCTTGTAAAAATGGACAAAAAGGTGTTGTAGAGGCTTTTATAAAAAAGGGTGGTCTTGATTTTAATAAAAGAGATACTCTTGGAAATACTGCACTTTTTTATGCTTGTATGAAAGGAAGTAAAGATATTGTAAAATTGCTATTGACTAATGGTGCTGATAGTTCTTTGGCTAATAACAATAGTATGCTTCCACTTCATGCTGTATCAAAAAGTGGAAATAAAGAAATTATTTCTCTATTATTAGATGAAGGTACTGATATTAATGCAACTGATAAAGAAGGAAGAACTCCTTTGATATATACTCTTATGGAAAATAGAACTGAGGCAGCAAAATTATTATTAGAAAAAGGAGCTGATAGTCAAATAAAAGATAATGATGGTCATAAGGCAATTGATTATGCTACTGCTAATGGGCTTCGTGATATTATTACACTATTACTAAAAAATGAAAATAATGATAATAAAAATAATTTTGGAAATACTCCTCTTCATCAGGCTTGTTATAATAATCAAAGTGAAGTAGTTAGAGAACTTCTAAAACAAGATGGAGTAGAATTGAATACTGTAAATGATAATGGAAACACACCATTAGTAATAGCTTCTATACAAAGTAATTTATTAATTGTTCAATTATTATTAAAAGCTGGAGCAGATGCAAACCAAAGACTTTTAAATGGAAATACAGCTTTGCATTTTGCAGCAGAAAATGGAAATCAATACATAGGTAAAGCATTATTAGAAGCTGGAGCAGAAATAGATGGTCAAAATGAAATAGGAGAAACAGCACTGTTAATAGCTGCAATGGAAGGATACAATGATTTTGTCAAATTATTGGTAGAAAGTGGAGCAAATGTTAATCTTGTTGATAATTCACAAAATTCTCCTCTATTCTATGCTTCTGAAAAAGGATATACTGAAATTGTTGAAATTTTATTACTTGCTGGAGCAGAATAA
- the minE gene encoding cell division topological specificity factor MinE: protein MGIFSSFFKKENSKEDAKNRLKLVLIQDRAMLPSGVLDNMKDDILKVLSKYVEIEKSKLNIEVCPYDDDPRKIALVANIPILKSSNREVTKTTKQKRK, encoded by the coding sequence GTGGGGATTTTTAGTAGTTTTTTTAAAAAAGAAAATTCAAAAGAAGATGCAAAAAATAGATTAAAATTAGTTTTAATTCAGGACAGGGCGATGCTTCCATCTGGTGTTTTAGATAATATGAAAGATGATATATTGAAAGTTTTATCTAAATATGTTGAGATTGAAAAGTCCAAATTAAATATAGAGGTATGTCCTTATGATGATGACCCTAGAAAAATTGCCTTAGTAGCCAATATTCCAATTTTAAAATCAAGTAATAGAGAAGTAACAAAAACAACAAAACAAAAGCGTAAGTAG
- the minD gene encoding septum site-determining protein MinD, which produces MGARVIVVTSGKGGVGKTTTTANIGAGLADKGHKVLLVDTDIGLRNLDVVMGLENRIVYDLVDVIEERCRISQAFIKDKRCPNLVLLPAAQIRDKNDVNPAQMKVLIDSLKPSFDYILIDCPAGIEQGFKNATVAADEAIVVTTPEVSATRDADRIIGLLEASGIKEPRLVVNRIRIDMVKDKNMLSVEDILDILAVKLLGVVPDDETVVISTNKGEPLVYKGDSLAAKAFKNIANRIEGVDVPLLNLDVKMSLLDKIKFVFKR; this is translated from the coding sequence ATGGGAGCAAGAGTTATTGTGGTTACCTCTGGAAAAGGGGGAGTTGGAAAAACAACAACAACTGCAAATATAGGTGCTGGTCTTGCAGATAAAGGGCATAAGGTTTTATTAGTTGATACAGATATTGGACTTAGGAACCTAGATGTTGTTATGGGATTAGAAAATAGGATAGTTTATGATTTAGTAGATGTTATAGAGGAAAGATGTAGAATTAGTCAAGCTTTTATAAAGGATAAGAGATGCCCTAATTTAGTGTTGTTACCAGCAGCACAAATAAGAGATAAAAATGATGTTAATCCTGCACAAATGAAAGTCTTGATTGACTCTTTAAAACCAAGTTTTGATTATATTTTAATTGACTGCCCAGCAGGAATAGAACAGGGGTTTAAGAATGCAACAGTTGCAGCAGATGAAGCAATAGTTGTTACAACACCTGAAGTTTCAGCTACAAGAGATGCTGACAGAATAATTGGTTTATTAGAAGCCTCTGGAATAAAAGAACCAAGACTTGTTGTTAACAGAATAAGAATTGATATGGTAAAAGATAAGAATATGTTAAGTGTTGAAGATATACTTGATATACTAGCAGTAAAATTATTAGGAGTAGTTCCTGATGATGAAACAGTTGTTATTTCTACTAATAAAGGAGAACCTCTTGTATATAAAGGTGATTCACTGGCAGCTAAAGCTTTCAAAAATATAGCTAATAGAATTGAAGGAGTAGATGTCCCTTTATTAAATTTAGATGTTAAGATGAGCTTATTAGATAAAATAAAGTTCGTGTTTAAGAGGTGA
- a CDS encoding septum site-determining protein MinC: MNNHVIIKGKNDRLVIALNPDIDFLDLCDILKTKILEAKDFIGNSRMAIEFSGRALTNEEENKLIGIITDNSDIVISYIFSKRADSEEENIDLDHLNPLIEEGKTHFYRGTLRSGSKIESDGNVVVLGDVNPSSIIRARGNVIVLGHLNGTVCAGLGGDDRAFIAAIYFNPIQITIGMKTITDIQNEILDSSRVDKKSKFKIASIKNQEIVVEELI, from the coding sequence ATGAACAACCATGTAATAATAAAAGGTAAAAATGATAGGTTAGTAATTGCTTTAAATCCAGATATTGATTTTTTAGATTTATGTGATATTCTAAAAACTAAAATACTAGAAGCTAAAGATTTTATTGGAAATAGTCGTATGGCTATTGAATTTAGTGGAAGAGCCTTGACCAATGAGGAAGAAAATAAATTAATTGGAATTATTACAGATAATAGTGACATAGTTATATCTTATATTTTTTCTAAAAGAGCAGATTCAGAAGAAGAAAATATAGATTTAGATCACTTAAATCCATTAATTGAAGAAGGAAAAACACATTTTTATAGGGGAACACTGAGGTCAGGTTCTAAAATAGAATCAGATGGAAATGTTGTTGTGCTTGGAGATGTAAATCCGTCTTCTATAATTAGAGCAAGGGGCAATGTTATAGTTCTTGGACATCTTAATGGTACAGTATGTGCTGGTTTAGGAGGAGATGATAGAGCTTTTATAGCTGCTATATATTTTAATCCTATTCAAATTACTATTGGTATGAAAACTATAACCGATATCCAGAATGAAATATTAGATTCTTCTAGAGTTGATAAAAAAAGCAAATTTAAAATTGCAAGTATAAAAAATCAAGAAATAGTTGTTGAGGAGTTGATATAG